Within Acidobacteriota bacterium, the genomic segment CCGGAGGCTTCGCCATCGAGATCCGGCACCGGCGCGAAGCCAGCGGTATCGAGGCTGAGGGTCTCGTAGCCAGGGGTGAGGAGCAGGTCGACCCGGGGCAGCAAGCCGTTGCGAGCCGCTTCCTCGCGGAGGCTCCCGGCCTCCAGCCGCAGCTCGGCGGCCTGGATTTCCGGGCGCGTCGTCATCGCCCGGGCGACCCAGCTCTCCGCGCTGGCCACGACCCGGCTCACCCCGATCACGTCCTCCGCTCCCCCACCCCCGGCCGGGCCCGACTCCCCGCCGATGCCCGCGGGCAGGCGCAGATCCGAGAACTCGCCGACGGGCAAGGGCAAGCCGGCGCCCCCGGCCTGCAGAGTGCCGGTGACCAGCTCCAAATCTTGGCGCGCGGCGTAGAGTGCGGTCTCGGCACTGAGGGTGGCGGTCTCCTTGGCTAGTAGATCCGCTTCCACCAGCACCCGATCCGCCGCCGGCAACAGATCCGCTTCGATCAGGCGCTGGGTGTTGGCCAGCAGGGTGCGGGAGCTCTCCTCGGAAATGCGCAGGATTCGCAGATCCTGGTCCGCCGCCACCACCTGCCAGTACTGGGAGACCGCTGCCACGATGCGGCGGGCCACCTCGTCGACTCGATCCCAGGTCTGGGCGGTCAGCTCTTCCTCCGCCGCCAGCAACCCCGCCGCCACAACCCGCCGGCCACGGTCCCGCAGCAGGGGTTGGCGAAAGGTCCAGGACAGGGTGGTGGTCTCCAGGCCGACGCCGTCCTCCGGTTCCTGGCGCTGTACCGCCACGGATGCGTCCATGGAGAGCCCCGACGGCAGTAGATGCGACCAGCCGGCGGAGACGTCGGTGACGGCACTCTCGTCCACGGTGCCCCCGGCCTGGGGAGAGCGGGCATCGAGGTGGGAGAAGTCACTCTCCAGGAGGGGCTCGAAGAGGCCCTGCTCCACCAGCAGGCCGCCCCGGGCGGAGTCCACCCGCAGGTCGGCGAGGGCGATGTTGGGATCGTTGGCGAGGGTCAGGGCGATGAGCTCTTCCAGGCTGAGGCCGCTCTCGAGTCTCTCCACCGAGCCGTTTGCGGCAGCGTGCAGAGGCCCGGCCGGCAGCACGAGACCGGCCAGGAGGAAGAGCCCGGTCAGCAAGGAGTACCTGACCGAGGACCGAAGCCCTTCCTTTAGGAGCCGATAGGATGCCTGCCGGCTGAGCGGCCCCGTGTCCGCAGGCCTCAGCACCCCCGGCACCGGGTCCCGGGGAGTGCCGCCGCACCAGCTTCGCCGCCACCCCACCACCGAGGGCCGGATGAGTCATACATCAGGGGTGTTAAGTTATCGGAATGAAGCGATACCTTCAAGATTTAGACGATGGGAAGGAGCTATCCCCAGACCACCGGCAAGAGCTGGAGGCTTATCTCCAAAGCCCCTATCGCGAGCCCGCCCGGAGGTGGAATCAGGCGCTGCCCCTCGACGACGCTCCCTTTGTCGAGATCTGGGAGACCTGGGAAATGGAGTCCCGAGGTGCTCAATCCAAGGACCCGCGAGGTGTCGGGAAGAGCCCGGGGGCCCTAGAGGTGCTGCGGGAGCATCTGCCCCAGCTATCCTTCCCGATTCGAGAAGGCATCAGCCAAACTCCTGCCTACCGTTCCGCCACCCTCGCCGGCAATCCATCCTCGGCGTTTCCGGAAGCCATCGGGCTCTCGCTGGAGCGGCCCGAAGAAGTCCGCTTGATTCTTCATTCGAGCCTGGCGGGGCGCATTCCCTACCTCCAGGTCCCCC encodes:
- a CDS encoding TolC family protein, with translation MERLESGLSLEELIALTLANDPNIALADLRVDSARGGLLVEQGLFEPLLESDFSHLDARSPQAGGTVDESAVTDVSAGWSHLLPSGLSMDASVAVQRQEPEDGVGLETTTLSWTFRQPLLRDRGRRVVAAGLLAAEEELTAQTWDRVDEVARRIVAAVSQYWQVVAADQDLRILRISEESSRTLLANTQRLIEADLLPAADRVLVEADLLAKETATLSAETALYAARQDLELVTGTLQAGGAGLPLPVGEFSDLRLPAGIGGESGPAGGGGAEDVIGVSRVVASAESWVARAMTTRPEIQAAELRLEAGSLREEAARNGLLPRVDLLLTPGYETLSLDTAGFAPVPDLDGEASGFSATLGIGLSWPWLRRAARGRLIQSTSARRQQALQLDLVRDDVIAGVRKALDAVDRSAVQVAKAARGVALFEQAVSNEEKKLKAGSSTLIDVIGQRDRLTSIRRQEIQARFALALAVLDLRFQTGTLVEVRQNVAEEATLRVPVQAVLTLPENQESVLAGASSP